A window of Ictidomys tridecemlineatus isolate mIctTri1 chromosome 15, mIctTri1.hap1, whole genome shotgun sequence contains these coding sequences:
- the Mia gene encoding melanoma-derived growth regulatory protein — protein sequence MMACSPVLLGVILFLTAFPGSTVTGRSMPKLADRKLCADEECSHPISMAVALQDYVAPDCRFLTIHRGQIVYVYSKLKGRGRLFWGGSVQGDYYGDLAARLGYFPSSIVREDQTLKPGKIDVKTDVSVLRGGKFPGVGGPLGCDGGQI from the exons ATGATGGCGTGTTCCCCAGTGCTCCTTGGTGTCATCCTCTTCCTGACTGCCTTTCCAGGGTCTACTGTCACAGGCCGTTCCATGCCCAAACTGGCTGATCGGAAGCTGTGTGCTGATGAGGAATGCAGCC aCCCCATATCCATGGCTGTGGCCCTTCAGGACTACGTGGCTCCTGACTGCCGTTTCTTGACCATACACAGGGGTCAAATTGTCTATGTCTACTCAAAGCTGAAGGGCCGAGGGCGGCTCTTCTGGGGAGGCAGT GTTCAGGGTGATTACTATGGAGACCTGGCTGCTCGCCTAGGCTATTTCCCCAGTAGCATTGTTCGGGAGGACCAGACTCTGAAACCTGGCAAAATTGATGTGAAGACAGATGTGAGTGTCCTGAGGGGTGGCAAGTTTCCTGGAGTAGGAGGACCCTTGGGTTGTGATGGTGGGCAAATATAA
- the Rab4b gene encoding ras-related protein Rab-4B gives MAETYDFLFKFLVIGSAGTGKSCLLHQFIENKFKQDSNHTIGVEFGSRVVNVGGKTVKLQIWDTAGQERFRSVTRSYYRGAAGALLVYDITSRETYNSLAAWLTDARTLASPNIVVILCGNKKDLDPEREVTFLEASRFAQENELMFLETSALTGENVEEAFLKCARTILNKIDSGELDPERMGSGIQYGDASLRQLRQPRSAQAVAPQPCGC, from the exons ATGGCCGAGACCTACG ACTTCCTCTTCAAATTCCTGGTGATCGGCAGTGCAGGAACTGGCAAATCATGTCTCCTTCATCAGTTCATTGAGAATAAGT TCAAACAGGACTCCAACCACACAATCGGTGTGGAGTTTGGATCCCGGGTGGTCAACGTGGGTGGGAAGACTGTGAAGCTACAGATTTGGGACACTGCTGGCCAGGAGCGGTTTCG GTCGGTGACACGGAGTTATTACCGAGGGGCGGCTGGAGCCCTGCTGGTGTATGACATCACAAG CCGGGAGACATACAATTCACTGGCTGCCTGGCTGACTGATGCCCGCACACTGGCCAGCCCCAACATTGTGGTCATCCTCTGTGGCAACAAGAAGGACCTGGACCCCGAGCGTGAGGTCACTTTCCTGGAGGCTTCCCGCTTTGCCCAGGAGAATG AGCTAATGTTCCTGGAGACCAGCGCTCTCACAGGCGAGAACGTGGAGGAGGCCTTCCTGAAGTGTGCCCGCACCATCCTCAACAAGATCGACTCAG GTGAGCTAGACCCTGAGAGGATGGGCTCAGGCATTCAGTATGGTGATGCTTCTCTCCGCCAGCTGCGGCAGCCTCGGAGTGCCCAGGCCGTGGCCCCTCAGCCCTGTGGCTGCTGA
- the Snrpa gene encoding U1 small nuclear ribonucleoprotein A, which produces MAVPETRLNHTIYINNLNEKIKKDELKKSLYAIFSQFGQILDILVSRSLKMRGQAFVIFKEVSSATNALRSMQGFPFYDKPMRIQYAKTDSDIIAKMKGTFVERDRKREKRKPKSQETPAAKKAVQGGAAAPVVGAVQGPVPGMPPMTQAPRIMHHMPGQPPYMPPPGMIPPPGLAPGQIPPGAMPPQQLMPGQMPPAQPLSENPPNHILFLTNLPEETNELMLSMLFNQFPGFKEVRLVPGRHDIAFVEFDNEVQAGAARDALQGFKITQNNAMKISFAKK; this is translated from the exons ATGGCAGTTCCCGAGACCCGCCTCAACCACACTATTTATATCAACAACCTCAATGAGAAGATCAAGAAGGATG AGCTGAAGAAGTCCCTGTATGCCATTTTCTCCCAGTTTGGCCAGATCCTGGATATTCTGGTGTCGCGGAGCCTCAAGATGAGAGGTCAGGCCTTTGTTATCTTCAAGGAGGTCAGCAGCGCCACCAATGCCCTGCGATCTATGCAGGGTTTCCCCTTCTATGACAAGCCCATG CGTATCCAGTATGCCAAGACTGATTCAGATATCATTGCCAAGATGAAGGGCACCTTTGTGGAGAGGGACCGCAAGCGGGAGAAGAGGAAGCCCAAGAGCCAGGAGACCCCAGCTGCCAAGAAGGCTGTGCAGGGTGGGGCGGCTGCTCCCGTGGTGGGAGCGGTCCAGGGGCCTGTCCCG GGCATGCCTCCAATGACTCAGGCACCCCGCATCATGCACCACATGCCGGGCCAGCCTCCCTACATGCCACCCCCTGGCATGATCCCGCCACCAGGCCTTGCACCAGGCCAGATCCCACCAGGGGCCATGCCCCCACAACAGCTTATGCCAGGGCAGATGCCACCTGCCCAACCT CTTTCCGAGAATCCACCAAATCACATCTTGTTCCTTACCAATCTGCCAGAGGAGACCAACGAGCTCATGCTGTCCATGCTTTTCAACCA GTTCCCTGGCTTCAAGGAGGTCCGCTTGGTCCCTGGGCGGCATGACATCGCCTTTGTGGAGTTTGACAACGAGGTGCAGGCAGGGGCAGCTCGGGATGCCCTCCAGGGCTTTAAGATCACCCAGAACAACGCCATGAAAATCTCCTTTGCCAAGAAGTAG